A DNA window from Arachis hypogaea cultivar Tifrunner chromosome 18, arahy.Tifrunner.gnm2.J5K5, whole genome shotgun sequence contains the following coding sequences:
- the LOC140181280 gene encoding pentatricopeptide repeat-containing protein At5g27110-like, with protein MTHRDVYSWNALLSVYAKLGLVEDLCTVFDQMPFRDSVSYNTLFACFSTNGHSGKALKILVRMQEDGFQPTQYSYVNALQACSKLLDLKLGKQIHGRIVISGCGDNTLLWNAITGVYAKCGDIHRARWFFDRMTHKNVVSWNLMIFGYVKLGNHDKCIQLFNKMNLLGLKPDQYAQNGRKEDSLMLLGDMLRGDVRPDSYTISSVVSSCAILASLCHAQVVDGKVIVMGVDHIMLVSSALVDMYYKCGVILDSWSIFLG; from the exons ATGACCCACAGAGATGTTTATTCTTGGAATGCCTTGCTTTCTGTTTATGCTAAGTTGGGTTTGGTTGAGGATTTGTGCACTGTCTTTGATCAAATGCCTTTTCGTGATTCTGTTTCTTATAACACCTTGTTTGCTTGTTTTTCAACTAATGGGCATTCAGGCAAGGCATTAAAGATTTTAGTAAGGATGCAAGAAGATGGGTTTCAGCCCACCCAATACTCCTATGTGAATGCATTGCAAGCATGTTCTAAGCTCTTGGATTTGAAGCTTGGTAAGCAGATTCACGGGAGAATTGTTATTAGTGGTTGTGGGGATAACACTTTGTTATGGAATGCTATCACTGGCGTCTATGCGAAGTGTGGTGATATTCACAGGGCACGGTGGTTCTTTGATCGAATGACACATAAGAATGTTGTTTCCTGGAATCTTATGATCTTTGGATATGTCAAATTGGGGAATCATGATAAGTGCATTCAATTGTTTAATAAGATGAATTTATTGGGTTTGAAACCTGACCAA TATGCACAGAATGGAAGAAAAGAGGATTCCTTGATGTTGCTTGGCGACATGCTGCGTGGAGATGTTAGACCTGACAGTTACACCATTTCAAGTGTGGTCAGCTCCTGTGCCATACTAGCTTCTTTGTGTCATGCTCAGGTTGTCGATGGAAAAGTAATAGTAATGGGTGTTGATCATATCATGCTTGTGTCAAGTGCTCTTGTTGATATGTACTACAAGTGTGGAGTTATTTTGGATTCTTGGAGCATTTTTTTGGGATAA
- the LOC112769702 gene encoding putative pentatricopeptide repeat-containing protein At1g68930, which produces MKLLGLKHDQVTASIVINAYFQCGHVDDARRMFSEIPRNDEICWTKIIVGYVQNGREEDALMLFGDMLHRDVRPDSYTISSVVSSCAILASLCHAQVVDGKVIVIGVDHSMLVSSALVDMYCKCGVTLDAWRILGTMSIRNKNVKPNSISFVGILSACISADMVAKGREYFNSISEHGMTPTLDHYACMVTLIGRSSGVDKAMDLIKCITHEPDYLIWSTLFSICGKKGDI; this is translated from the exons ATGAAGTTATTGGGTTTGAAACATGACCAAGTTACAGCATCAATTGTTATCAATGCTTACTTTCAGTGTGGACATGTGGATGATgcaaggaggatgtttagtgaaATACCTAGAAATGATGAGATTTGTTGGACAAAAATCATAGTTGGTTATGTACAGAATGGAAGAGAAGAGGATGCATTGATGTTGTTTGGCGACATGCTACATAGAGACGTTAGACCTGACAGTTACACCATTTCAAGTGTGGTCAGCTCCTGTGCCATACTAGCTTCTTTATGTCATGCTCAGGTTGTTGATGGAAAAGTAATAGTAATAGGTGTTGATCATAGCATGCTTGTATCAAGTGCTCTTGTTGATATGTACTGCAAGTGTGGAGTTACTTTGGATGCTTGGAGAATTTTGGGGACAATGTCTATTCGAAAT AAAAATGTCAAACCTAATAGCATTAGTTTTGTGGGTATATTATCTGCTTGTATCAGCGCTGACATGGTCGCAAAAGGACGGgaatattttaattcaataagTGAACATGGGATGACACCAACATTGGATCACTATGCTTGTATGGTCACTCTCATTGGTCGCTCTAGTGGTGTTGATAAAGCTATGGATTTGAtcaaatgcataactcatgaaccAGATTACCTCATTTGGTCCACCCTATTCTCTATTTGTGGAAAGAAGGGTGACATCTAG
- the LOC112769700 gene encoding pentatricopeptide repeat-containing protein At2g13600-like has product MRHVLHCIRANDFVQANRLQSHMQLHLFQPKFSFIHNQLLHLFAKCGKLSYARDLFDNMTHIDIYSWNSLLSSYAKLGLVEDLRTVFDQMPFHDSVSYNTLIAYFATNWHSDKIHERVVIVGCADNTFVWNAITGVYAKYGDIHRARWFFDRTTYKNVVSWNLMISGYVKLGNHDKHVDDARRMFSEIPRKDEICWTKMIVGYAQNRREDDALMLFGDMLHGDVRPDIYTISSVVSSCAKLASLCHGQVVDGKVIVMSVDHSMLVSSALVDLYCKCAVTLDAWRNFGTMPIRNMIT; this is encoded by the exons ATGCGCCATGTCCTTCACTGCATTCGAGCAAATGACTTTGTTCAAGCCAACAGATTGCAGTCTCACATGCAACTTCACCTTTTCCAACCCAAATTCTCCTTCATCCACAACCAGCTCCTCCATTTGTTCGCCAAATGCGGCAAACTTTCCTATGCACGAGACCTGTTTGATAATATGACCCACATAGATATTTATTCTTGGAATTCCTTGCTTTCTTCTTATGCTAAGTTGGGTTTGGTTGAGGATTTGAGAACTGTCTTTGACCAAATGCCTTTTCATGATTCCGTTTCTTATAACACCTTGATTGCTTATTTTGCAACTAATTGGCATTCAGACAAG ATTCACGAGAGAGTTGTTATTGTTGGTTGTGCGGATAACACTTTTGTATGGAATGCTATCACTGGTGTCTATGCGAAGTATGGTGATATTCACAGGGCACGGTGGTTCTTTGATCGAACGACATATAAGAATGTTGTTTCCTGGAATCTGATGATCTCTGGATATGTCAAATTAGGGAATCATGATAA ACATGTGGATGATGCAAGGAGGATGTTCAGTGAAATACCTAGAAAAGATGAGATTTGTTGGACAAAAATGATAGTTGGTTATGCACAGAATAGAAGAGAAGATGATGCATTGATGTTGTTTGGCGACATGCTGCATGGAGATGTTAGACCTGACATTTATACCATTTCAAGTGTGGTCAGCTCATGTGCCAAGCTAGCTTCTTTGTGTCATGGTCAGGTTGTCGATGGAAAAGTAATAGTAATGAGTGTTGATCATAGCATGCTTGTGTCAAGTGCTCTTGTTGATTTGTACTGCAAGTGTGCTGTTACTTTGGATGCTTGGAGAAATTTTGGGACAATGCCTATTCGAAATATGATTACTTGA
- the LOC112769701 gene encoding pentatricopeptide repeat-containing protein At5g08510-like — MVMHKIVNTHEALALYERMLQENFKPDSISFLGVLSACISADMVAKGREYFNSISEHGITPTFDHYACMVTLIGRSSGVDKAMDLIKCITHEPYYLIWSTLLSICAKKDDIKNAELTAGHLFKLDLHNAGPYILLSNLYATCGRWKKVGDVQSLMNKNNAKKFAAYSLVEVESEVHKFISEDSTHPAVKNIYNELNILISILQRIGYNLGTNIVLHNVG; from the coding sequence ATGGTTATGCACAAAATAGTCAACACACATGAAGCACTGGCTCTTTATGAAAGGATGCTTCAGGAAAATTTCAAACCTGATAGCATTagttttttgggtgtattatCTGCTTGTATCAGTGCTGACATGGTCGCCAAAGGACGGgaatattttaattcaataagTGAACATGGGATTACACCAACATTTGATCACTATGCTTGTATGGTCACTCTCATTGGTCGCTCTAGTGGTGTCGATAAAGCTATGGATTTGAtcaaatgcataactcatgaaccATATTACCTCATTTGGTCCACCCTACTCTCTATTTGTGCAAAGAAGGATGACATCAAGAATGCAGAATTGACAGCTGGTCATCTCTTCAAGTTGGATCTACATAATGCAGGACCTTATATCTTGCTTTCCAACTTATACGCTACTTGTGGGAGATGGAAAAAAGTAGGTGATGTACAATCTCTCATgaataaaaacaatgcaaaaaagttTGCTGCTTATAgtttggttgaggttgagagtgAAGTCCACAAATTTATTTCAGAAGATAGTACTCATCCTGCAGTGAAAAATATCTATAATGAATTGAAcatattgatttcaatattgcAACGAATCGGGTATAATCTAGGTACAAACATTGTTCTGCATAATGTGGGATAG